One Tolypothrix bouteillei VB521301 DNA window includes the following coding sequences:
- a CDS encoding DoxX family membrane protein — protein sequence MKYLLNLRTAVTVNRVTMGVFFFLSGIANYLNFSIPNGFYQTVLTQKLQMIGPGIPPGWEGIGPLPGLIAIPYAWLLPLAEIVLGALFALNYWVRWTGLLLILMTFSIILAFGIIPAGSLFPNAAESFNKNILFMTLIWMCIAYEAYEQKMSRRRTQAASDYTLTASNNDM from the coding sequence ATGAAATACTTACTCAACCTCCGAACTGCTGTGACTGTTAATCGCGTCACAATGGGCGTTTTCTTTTTTCTCTCTGGTATTGCTAACTATCTCAACTTCAGTATTCCTAACGGGTTCTACCAAACCGTCCTAACTCAAAAACTTCAAATGATTGGTCCTGGAATTCCACCAGGTTGGGAAGGTATAGGACCGCTACCTGGACTAATTGCTATTCCCTACGCCTGGTTACTACCTCTAGCAGAAATTGTACTGGGTGCATTGTTTGCTCTCAACTACTGGGTACGGTGGACGGGGTTACTACTGATTCTGATGACATTTAGCATCATTCTGGCATTTGGTATTATACCTGCTGGCAGTTTGTTTCCCAACGCAGCAGAAAGCTTTAACAAAAACATCCTATTTATGACTTTAATTTGGATGTGCATTGCTTACGAAGCTTACGAACAGAAAATGAGCCGCCGTCGCACCCAAGCAGCATCCGATTATACTCTTACCGCTTCTAATAATGATATGTAG
- a CDS encoding NAD(P)/FAD-dependent oxidoreductase gives MQQASHPTVILGGGFAGLFTALHLSHQNYSHPIILIEQRDRFSFKPLLYELLSGELHSEQVYPRYKELLAGSRVTFMQDTVKSVHLHERKVSVASGKVFDYSNLVLALGGKTTYFNTPGAAEYAMPFTNGAEAIALRKHLRHCLHLAVQTQDPERRRLLLTVAIIGAGPAGIELACTLADLLPIWYDELGGDASEIRVVLVNRSREILKGDVNSDLRCIAQRALKRRVIPVDFVFDAAVTKIQADGVEYSQQDRTRVLQAGTIAWTAGTAPSPLLKELPISEERRDKRGRLVVTPTLQLPDFPEVFVAGDCATDSDNPQPPTAQVAYQQGIAIARNLQYFWQNKPTIPVQIQMRGTLMKLGLNEGVANLFNKVQIKGQPGHLLREATYLELLPTPARNFKVTTEWLTDKLFHRHRPFSHMQLGQTPWLFGVATVAAGMILATPLVWRAAQPLQFQQTLSWTGVPTLLNRLAPPPPSR, from the coding sequence CAAGCATCTCATCCCACAGTCATCTTAGGTGGTGGCTTTGCTGGACTGTTCACAGCTCTACACTTAAGCCATCAAAATTATTCGCATCCTATTATTCTTATTGAACAACGCGATCGCTTCAGTTTTAAACCGTTGTTGTATGAACTTCTGAGCGGAGAACTCCATAGCGAACAGGTTTATCCACGTTATAAAGAGCTTCTAGCAGGAAGCCGTGTCACCTTTATGCAAGACACGGTGAAATCGGTTCATCTGCACGAACGCAAAGTGAGTGTAGCTTCTGGAAAAGTGTTTGACTACAGTAACTTAGTTCTAGCACTGGGTGGCAAAACCACTTATTTTAATACTCCTGGTGCAGCAGAGTATGCAATGCCATTTACAAATGGTGCAGAAGCGATCGCTTTGCGAAAACACTTACGACACTGCTTGCATTTGGCAGTTCAAACTCAAGACCCAGAACGTCGGCGTTTACTGCTGACTGTTGCCATTATTGGAGCAGGACCTGCAGGTATAGAACTGGCATGCACATTAGCAGATTTGTTGCCTATTTGGTACGACGAGCTCGGCGGTGATGCTAGTGAAATTCGGGTTGTCTTAGTTAACCGCAGTCGTGAAATCCTTAAAGGAGACGTCAACAGCGATTTGCGTTGTATAGCACAAAGGGCGCTCAAACGTCGGGTAATTCCTGTAGATTTTGTGTTTGATGCGGCTGTCACGAAAATTCAAGCCGATGGTGTAGAGTACAGCCAACAAGATCGAACACGGGTTTTACAAGCTGGAACAATCGCTTGGACTGCGGGTACGGCTCCGAGCCCTCTGTTGAAGGAACTCCCAATTTCAGAAGAAAGGCGAGACAAACGAGGGCGTCTTGTGGTGACGCCGACATTGCAACTCCCTGATTTTCCAGAAGTTTTTGTGGCGGGAGACTGTGCAACAGATAGCGACAATCCCCAACCACCAACAGCACAAGTGGCTTATCAGCAAGGAATTGCGATCGCTCGCAATCTTCAGTATTTTTGGCAAAACAAACCCACCATTCCCGTACAAATCCAAATGCGCGGTACGTTGATGAAACTGGGGCTCAACGAAGGTGTTGCTAACTTATTTAATAAAGTCCAAATCAAAGGTCAGCCCGGTCATCTGCTTCGAGAAGCAACATACTTAGAACTGCTACCAACCCCTGCTCGTAACTTTAAAGTCACAACAGAATGGCTGACCGATAAATTATTCCACCGCCATCGCCCTTTTTCCCATATGCAGTTAGGACAAACACCTTGGCTGTTTGGGGTTGCAACTGTAGCAGCAGGAATGATTTTGGCAACTCCTCTAGTTTGGCGAGCTGCTCAACCGCTTCAATTTCAGCAAACTCTAAGTTGGACGGGCGTCCCGACGTTACTTAATAGACTTGCACCCCCTCCCCCGTCTCGTTAA